In the genome of Desulfovibrio sp. JC022, the window TCCCCAGACCCCATCCCTTCAAAACTTTTTAATTTGCTTCGCATATGCCTCACAGTCCGACTTTCAAAAAAAAAGACCGCAATATCTTTGAATATACTGCGGCCTTGATTTTTATAACTATTCACTCGCGAAGCGGCGAAGCCTCGATAAAAAGTTTTGGGATTCTTAAACCCTTTTCCCAAAAGGGTTTAATGCCCCCGGCAGGGCCGCCGGAGGCATTCTTCTACGCCTGCTCGGGGCGAAGTGCAATAGCGGCCAGCGGCGGCAGGGTCAATTCCAGATAATAGGGAAACGCGCCCAGATCCCCGGCTTTGCGGGCATTGACCTTACCTACATTGCCCATATTTGAACCGCCATAAAGCTCAGAATCAGAATTAAAAATTTCTTCCCATTTTCCATCTTGCGGACAACCGAGACAATATCCGCTGCGAACAACCGGGGTAAAGTTGAATACCCAAAGTACCGGACTCTCCCCTTCACTCTTACGCAGAAAACTTATGGTAGAAGATTTATAGTCATTAAAATCAACCCACTCGAAACCGGACCAATCGGTATCATGTTTGTACATAGCCGGGTTCTCATGCATAACCCGGTTAAGATCGATTACCGTGTTGCGCAAACCCTGATGGGAAGGAAAGCCGAGCAAAGTCCAATCCAATTCCTGACGGCAATTCCACTCATTCCACTGCCCGAACTCACAACCCATAAAAAGCAAATTCTTGCCCGGATGCGCCCATTGATAAGAAAAAAGCAACCGCAGATTAGCCATCTGCTGCCACATGTCACCGGGCATTTTGGAAAGCAACGCGCCTTTTCCATGCACCACTTCATCATGAGAAAGGGGCAGGAAAAAATTCTCACTGAAAGCATAAACCATGGAGAAGGTCAGCTTATTGTGGTGAAACGAACGATGAATGGGACTCTTTTCTATATAATCAAGAGTGTCGTTCATCCAGCCCATGTTCCACTTAAAGGTAAAACCAAGCCCACCGGTGTAAACCGGGCGGGACACGCCGGGCCACGAAGTGGACTCCTCAGCAATCATCATGGCACCGGGGAATTGTTCATGAACAACAGTGTTGAGCTTCTTGAGCAGCTCAATAGCCTCGATATTCTCGTTGCTGCCATGCTCGTTGGGAATCCACTCCCCTTCACGACGCGAATAATCGAGATACAGCATAGAAGCCACCGCATCTATGCGCAGCCCGTCAATATGAAATTCCTTGAGCCAGTAAAGGGCATTAGCCAGCAGAAAGTTGCAGACCTCGTGCCGCCCGAAATTGAAAATATAAGTTCCCCAGTCCGGATGCTCTCCTTTGCGGGCATCGGCATGCTCGTAGAGAGCAGTGCCGTCAAAACGGCCCAGCCCCCAATCATCCTTGGGAAAATGCCCCGGAACCCAATCGAGGATGACCCCCAGTCCGGCCTGATGGCACTGATCTATGAAATAGCGAAGATCATCGGGACTGCCGTGCCGTGAAGTTGGCGAATAATAATGGGTAGTCTGATAGCCCCAGGATTCATCAAGGGGATGCTCGGCAATGGGCATCAACTCGATGTGGGTGAACCCCATATCCTTGGCGTAAGGAATCAGTTCTTCCACAAGCTGACGGTAGGTCCGGTAATCCCAGCCTTCCCTGCGCCATGAACCAAGATGAACTTCATAAACGGAAACAGGTTTATCCAGCGGCAATCCGGCTTTGCGACGCTCAGCCATCCACTCTTCATCCTGCCATTCGTAATTATCAAGGCCCCATGTGACCGCCGCATGCCCGGGACGCATCTCGGTGCGAAAAGCAAGAGGATCGGTTTTGGTGACTTCATGTCCGTCACTCTGGACTACATGGTATTTGTACATCTGTCCGGGCTTCACGCCGGGAATAAAACCAGCCCAGATACCGGAGACACCCACGGGCATGAGCGTGTTGCCCCGGTTATCCCAGCCGTTAAAATCCCCGGTAACAAAAACTTCACGGGCATTGGGTGCCCAAACGGCAAAACGGTAGCCTTCCTGACCTTCTTGA includes:
- the glgB gene encoding 1,4-alpha-glucan branching protein GlgB → MPETLPVYIAPFDLFLFGKGEHWDLYRILGAHFDLQEGQEGYRFAVWAPNAREVFVTGDFNGWDNRGNTLMPVGVSGIWAGFIPGVKPGQMYKYHVVQSDGHEVTKTDPLAFRTEMRPGHAAVTWGLDNYEWQDEEWMAERRKAGLPLDKPVSVYEVHLGSWRREGWDYRTYRQLVEELIPYAKDMGFTHIELMPIAEHPLDESWGYQTTHYYSPTSRHGSPDDLRYFIDQCHQAGLGVILDWVPGHFPKDDWGLGRFDGTALYEHADARKGEHPDWGTYIFNFGRHEVCNFLLANALYWLKEFHIDGLRIDAVASMLYLDYSRREGEWIPNEHGSNENIEAIELLKKLNTVVHEQFPGAMMIAEESTSWPGVSRPVYTGGLGFTFKWNMGWMNDTLDYIEKSPIHRSFHHNKLTFSMVYAFSENFFLPLSHDEVVHGKGALLSKMPGDMWQQMANLRLLFSYQWAHPGKNLLFMGCEFGQWNEWNCRQELDWTLLGFPSHQGLRNTVIDLNRVMHENPAMYKHDTDWSGFEWVDFNDYKSSTISFLRKSEGESPVLWVFNFTPVVRSGYCLGCPQDGKWEEIFNSDSELYGGSNMGNVGKVNARKAGDLGAFPYYLELTLPPLAAIALRPEQA